A region from the Lentisphaera profundi genome encodes:
- a CDS encoding DegT/DnrJ/EryC1/StrS family aminotransferase, translating into MIPVNTPLLNGNEKKYLEECIETSWISSEGPFVKRFEKDMAEYVGRDHGIAVSSGSAALDVAVSALNLEKGAEVIAPTFTIISPIQSIIKAGLKPVLIDADPQTFNINISLMEEKISPKTKAILVVHIYGLPVDMDPILDLAKKYNLRIIEDAAEVHGQTYKGKKCGSFGDISIFSFYPNKHITCGEGGMVLTDDDELATRSRELRNLCFKGPRRFIHDDLGWNYRMTNMQAALGCAQLENIEQAIKKKRRIGKLYNELIDPQYVQKPVISTDSADNIYWVYSLVVKENYLREEEFPADYFCKKLGELKIGTRPFFYPMHQQPIFHNMGLFSNEVHPVAESISRRGFYLPSGLGITEEEQVKVAEVCNEISKSINS; encoded by the coding sequence ATGATTCCGGTCAATACACCACTGCTCAATGGCAATGAAAAGAAGTACTTAGAAGAATGCATAGAAACATCATGGATTTCTTCTGAAGGTCCTTTTGTAAAACGCTTTGAAAAAGATATGGCTGAATATGTGGGGCGGGATCATGGTATTGCCGTTTCAAGTGGTAGTGCAGCCTTAGACGTGGCGGTTTCGGCGTTAAATCTAGAAAAAGGCGCGGAAGTCATTGCTCCAACCTTTACCATCATTTCACCAATTCAATCAATCATTAAAGCCGGTTTAAAGCCCGTCTTAATTGATGCCGATCCACAAACCTTCAACATAAATATCTCTTTGATGGAAGAAAAGATTTCACCGAAAACAAAAGCTATCCTAGTCGTGCATATTTATGGTTTGCCAGTGGATATGGATCCAATTTTAGATTTGGCTAAGAAATATAATTTACGAATTATTGAGGATGCGGCAGAGGTCCATGGTCAGACGTATAAAGGAAAAAAATGTGGGTCATTTGGAGATATTAGCATATTTAGCTTTTATCCTAATAAACATATCACTTGCGGTGAGGGTGGTATGGTACTCACTGATGATGACGAGCTGGCTACACGTAGTAGAGAACTGCGAAATTTATGTTTTAAAGGACCACGAAGATTTATCCATGATGACCTGGGTTGGAATTACCGGATGACTAACATGCAAGCCGCATTAGGCTGTGCTCAATTGGAAAATATTGAACAAGCAATCAAAAAAAAGAGAAGAATAGGAAAGCTGTACAATGAATTGATTGATCCTCAATATGTGCAAAAGCCTGTGATTAGCACGGATTCTGCGGATAATATATATTGGGTCTACAGCCTAGTAGTCAAAGAGAATTATTTACGAGAAGAAGAATTTCCTGCAGATTATTTTTGTAAAAAATTAGGCGAGCTAAAAATTGGGACGCGACCATTTTTTTATCCGATGCATCAACAGCCCATTTTTCATAACATGGGATTATTTTCAAATGAAGTCCATCCTGTGGCAGAATCAATTTCCCGAAGAGGGTTTTATTTGCCTAGTGGTTTGGGGATTACTGAGGAAGAACAAGTTAAGGTAGCAGAAGTATGTAATGAGATATCAAAGTCAATAAATTCATAG
- a CDS encoding GxxExxY protein: MEKILLKEESYAIIGACMTVYNELGQGFLESVYQEALAVTFNKTGISNEREQELAISFQGQVLQKKFYVDFLCYDKIILELKAVKSLDHNHEAQVINYLKASNKPLGILVNFGERSLVYKRLINKYYK; the protein is encoded by the coding sequence ATGGAAAAGATTTTATTAAAAGAAGAGAGTTATGCAATCATTGGTGCGTGCATGACGGTTTATAATGAGTTGGGTCAAGGCTTTTTAGAATCGGTTTACCAAGAAGCCCTGGCAGTCACGTTTAATAAGACGGGTATTTCTAATGAAAGGGAACAAGAACTCGCTATTTCTTTTCAAGGACAAGTTCTTCAGAAAAAATTCTATGTGGATTTTTTGTGTTACGATAAAATCATTTTAGAATTAAAAGCGGTCAAAAGCTTAGATCACAATCATGAGGCTCAAGTTATTAACTACCTCAAAGCAAGTAATAAGCCTTTGGGTATACTTGTCAACTTCGGCGAAAGATCACTCGTCTACAAAAGACTTATCAATAAATATTATAAATAA
- a CDS encoding cytidylyltransferase domain-containing protein — MNIVAIIPARGGSKGIPGKNIIDFCGKPLINWTIEAALGSNIITRTIVSTDDMKIASVSGECGAEVIMRPDALSGDISSSEVALLHVLEELKSKENYQPDLVVFLQCTSPLTIPEDIDGTIRALLEKKADTALAVTDFHYYLWEENNNEVLGINHDKSVRLMRQEKEPQYLETGAVYVMNYSGFINYKHRFFGKTVIYKTPPERCFEIDDAHDLIIAESIFKNNN, encoded by the coding sequence ATGAATATTGTAGCCATAATCCCTGCTAGGGGGGGATCGAAAGGCATTCCAGGAAAAAACATTATTGATTTTTGTGGTAAACCTCTCATTAACTGGACAATAGAAGCCGCACTAGGTTCGAATATTATTACTCGGACTATTGTTTCAACAGATGATATGAAGATCGCATCAGTAAGTGGTGAGTGTGGTGCAGAAGTAATCATGAGACCGGATGCACTTAGTGGTGATATCAGTTCTTCTGAGGTAGCTTTGCTACATGTATTGGAAGAATTGAAAAGCAAAGAGAATTATCAGCCTGATTTAGTGGTTTTTTTACAATGTACATCTCCATTGACAATACCCGAGGATATTGATGGAACAATTCGGGCGCTTTTAGAAAAGAAGGCAGATACGGCTCTAGCAGTCACAGACTTTCATTACTATTTATGGGAAGAAAATAATAATGAAGTATTGGGCATCAATCATGATAAATCAGTGCGTCTTATGCGACAAGAAAAAGAACCCCAGTATTTAGAAACGGGAGCTGTTTATGTAATGAATTATAGTGGGTTTATTAATTACAAACACCGCTTTTTCGGAAAAACAGTCATCTACAAAACACCACCCGAAAGGTGTTTTGAAATAGATGATGCTCATGATCTTATTATAGCAGAATCAATCTTTAAAAATAATAATTAA
- a CDS encoding polysaccharide ABC transporter ATP-binding protein — protein MSESIITVENLSKSYTLKHQQEAHYSTLRDTLVNGVKGFGKKLLGRSDPDFQEKEEFWALKDINFEIKQGDRVGIIGRNGAGKSTLLKVLSRITEPTMGRIHLKGRVASLLEVGTGFHPELTGRENIFLNGAIMGMSKWEIKKKFDEIVAFAEVEKFLDTPVKRYSSGMYVRLAFAVAAHLEPEILVVDEVLAVGDAQFQKKCLGKMEDVGKEGRTVIFVSHNMDMINHLCENAILLEEGNIIDYRETEVITQKYLSDRCGVRESGIFKFKNNREKGGFHEVIFGDGKTNSVQFGNMLTIKIVFELKEIISGFHVALHLSKSNGSVIFTTADTDLNKENFTTRPAGIYTTTLLLPVNSLNTDIYYIRLSMGIPGTEIIDEAKELPLEVVSNDQMLYDAGNKRGGLLVEKIGWTYE, from the coding sequence ATGTCAGAATCAATTATTACAGTAGAAAACCTCTCTAAGTCTTACACGCTGAAGCATCAGCAGGAAGCTCATTATAGCACCCTGCGGGATACGCTTGTCAATGGAGTGAAGGGCTTTGGTAAAAAACTCTTAGGTCGCTCCGACCCCGACTTTCAAGAAAAGGAAGAATTCTGGGCACTCAAGGATATCAATTTCGAGATCAAGCAGGGCGATAGGGTTGGGATTATTGGACGCAATGGCGCGGGGAAATCAACTTTGCTGAAAGTGCTTTCACGGATTACCGAGCCCACAATGGGTCGCATTCACCTCAAGGGGCGTGTCGCATCATTGCTTGAGGTAGGAACTGGCTTTCACCCCGAGCTGACTGGACGCGAAAATATTTTCCTCAATGGTGCGATCATGGGTATGAGCAAATGGGAAATCAAAAAGAAGTTTGACGAGATTGTCGCTTTTGCTGAAGTGGAGAAATTTTTAGATACACCCGTGAAGCGCTATTCATCTGGCATGTATGTACGCCTCGCTTTTGCAGTTGCCGCTCACCTCGAGCCCGAGATCCTTGTTGTCGATGAAGTTCTCGCCGTAGGTGATGCTCAATTTCAAAAAAAATGCCTAGGTAAAATGGAAGATGTCGGTAAAGAAGGGAGGACGGTAATATTTGTAAGTCACAATATGGACATGATTAATCACTTATGTGAAAATGCCATTTTATTAGAAGAAGGAAATATTATAGATTACAGAGAAACCGAGGTAATCACACAGAAATATTTATCTGACAGATGTGGAGTTAGAGAAAGTGGTATTTTTAAATTTAAAAATAACCGGGAAAAAGGTGGTTTTCACGAGGTCATTTTTGGTGACGGGAAGACAAATTCTGTTCAGTTTGGTAATATGTTAACGATAAAAATTGTGTTTGAATTAAAGGAAATCATTTCCGGTTTTCATGTTGCGCTACATTTATCGAAAAGTAATGGAAGTGTGATTTTTACCACTGCAGATACAGATCTAAATAAAGAAAATTTCACTACTCGTCCAGCAGGTATTTATACGACTACATTATTGTTACCAGTAAACTCCCTTAATACGGATATTTATTATATAAGGTTATCAATGGGAATACCTGGGACAGAAATTATCGATGAAGCAAAGGAGCTGCCATTAGAGGTTGTAAGTAATGACCAAATGCTTTATGATGCAGGAAATAAACGTGGTGGACTATTAGTAGAAAAAATCGGATGGACTTATGAATAA
- a CDS encoding methyltransferase, TIGR04325 family, producing MKSLIKSLCPPILMELYRSLQKSAHNQFSGDYQSWEDARNSCTGYDDEAIFQKVKEASLKVKNGFAVFERDAVLFDEIQYSWPVLSGLLMACDNNSLSVLDFGGAFGSSYHQNKKILQDSGVEKLIWTIVEQEKFVQCGKENFQDKELQFFECIEACCDKQSVNVVLLSSVLPYVENPLEILREISRMDAPYIIIDRTPILVNEETPSRLAKQKVPASIYKASYPAWFFQESELLNIVEHDYEVLAKFAALGGEVNLAEPVAKAEYVGYLLKRRIK from the coding sequence GTGAAAAGTTTAATAAAAAGTTTATGTCCACCGATTTTGATGGAGCTTTACCGCAGCTTACAAAAATCGGCACACAATCAATTTTCAGGGGATTACCAATCATGGGAGGATGCCCGAAATAGTTGTACAGGTTATGATGATGAGGCAATTTTTCAGAAAGTTAAAGAAGCGTCTTTGAAAGTCAAAAATGGTTTCGCAGTTTTCGAGCGTGATGCGGTTTTATTTGATGAGATTCAGTACTCGTGGCCGGTACTTTCGGGACTTCTGATGGCATGTGATAATAATAGTTTATCAGTTTTAGATTTTGGAGGAGCTTTTGGCAGCTCATATCATCAGAATAAAAAAATATTACAAGATAGTGGAGTTGAAAAACTAATATGGACTATTGTTGAACAGGAAAAGTTTGTTCAATGTGGAAAGGAAAACTTTCAAGATAAAGAATTACAGTTTTTTGAATGCATTGAAGCATGTTGTGATAAACAATCAGTAAATGTAGTTCTCTTATCAAGTGTTTTGCCTTATGTGGAGAACCCACTTGAGATTTTAAGAGAAATTTCCCGAATGGATGCACCTTATATTATCATAGATAGAACACCCATTTTGGTTAACGAGGAAACTCCTTCACGTTTAGCAAAGCAAAAGGTTCCAGCATCCATCTATAAAGCGTCATATCCTGCCTGGTTTTTCCAAGAAAGCGAATTGTTGAACATAGTGGAACATGACTATGAAGTTTTAGCCAAATTCGCTGCACTTGGTGGCGAAGTCAACTTGGCTGAGCCAGTAGCAAAAGCAGAGTATGTTGGCTATTTACTAAAGCGAAGAATCAAATGA
- a CDS encoding IS30 family transposase, which translates to MTYEHLSLEERHYLEIELKAGTSITKIAKNLNRSTSTLSRELKRNKGLRGYRNKQANDFAQERHKVKPKAIKLTEEVKDYIDEHLLKDWSPEQIVGRLKDDQSILLHHETVYQYILRDKESGGELYKLLRHQNKTYRKRYGNQHSRNGIPNRVDIDERPEAANKRERVGDWEMDTIIGKAHKGAIVTMDDRKSKLRLALPVSHKKATLVKDAIISLLTPIKDLVHTLTFDNGKEFTQHETISKELECNSYFAKPYHSWERGQNENANGLLRQYFPKSMALDGISENEVIIAVDKLNSRPRKCLKFKTPYEVFENLTGINLRKSVGVALTT; encoded by the coding sequence ATGACATATGAACATCTGAGTCTTGAAGAAAGACACTACCTTGAAATTGAATTAAAGGCAGGCACATCGATCACTAAAATAGCAAAAAACTTAAATCGTAGTACAAGCACACTTTCACGAGAACTTAAACGTAATAAAGGTCTCCGTGGTTATCGAAACAAGCAAGCCAATGACTTTGCTCAAGAAAGACACAAAGTGAAACCAAAGGCTATTAAACTAACTGAAGAAGTTAAGGACTATATAGATGAGCATTTACTCAAGGATTGGAGCCCCGAACAAATTGTAGGTCGACTAAAAGATGACCAATCCATCTTACTTCATCATGAAACAGTTTATCAATATATTCTTAGAGATAAAGAATCAGGAGGTGAGCTATATAAGCTTCTACGTCATCAGAATAAAACTTATCGCAAACGTTATGGCAACCAGCATAGTCGTAATGGGATTCCCAATCGTGTGGATATAGACGAACGACCTGAGGCAGCTAATAAGCGAGAGCGTGTAGGCGACTGGGAGATGGATACTATTATAGGAAAAGCTCATAAAGGAGCCATTGTAACTATGGATGATCGAAAATCAAAACTGCGTCTAGCATTGCCTGTGTCTCATAAGAAAGCCACGCTTGTGAAAGATGCAATAATCTCTTTGCTAACACCGATCAAAGATTTGGTTCATACTCTTACATTTGATAATGGAAAAGAATTTACTCAGCATGAGACTATCTCCAAGGAATTGGAATGTAATAGTTATTTTGCTAAACCATATCACTCATGGGAACGAGGCCAAAACGAGAATGCTAATGGATTGTTACGGCAATACTTTCCTAAGTCTATGGCGCTTGATGGTATCAGTGAAAATGAAGTCATTATTGCGGTTGATAAACTTAATAGTAGACCTCGAAAATGTCTGAAATTTAAGACGCCATATGAAGTTTTTGAAAATTTAACTGGAATTAACTTAAGAAAATCAGTAGGTGTTGCACTTACTACTTGA
- a CDS encoding class I SAM-dependent methyltransferase, protein MNKKYLQHSTYSLLLADECSKIQDVLDTFEYESLPCLCGHNSDYNVIAKVDRYGLRLDTIQCLHCGSLRSSPYMTQDSLEIFYQKYYRDLYSSNLGPERIFSSAYERGVKYLAILQKNLFSGDVLEIGAGTGGGLMPLHENGYKCVGCDYGEDFLDYGLSKGLNLKVGSYEQFIGKKKFDLVILSHVFEHFIKPKEEIKKIKKLLAPNGLLLIEVPGLLNIKISYRGNFLEFLQGAHPYHYTKNLLHYLVVNSGFQILSEDEGVCCLYKKNNLKQDKYELQNEYETITKYLRDLKYYNILKFVDPEYIIPMIKHYTKKFSRK, encoded by the coding sequence ATGAATAAAAAATATCTCCAACATTCTACATACTCATTACTTCTTGCTGATGAATGCAGTAAAATTCAAGATGTATTAGATACATTTGAGTATGAATCACTTCCTTGTTTGTGTGGTCACAACAGCGATTATAATGTAATCGCTAAAGTGGATCGTTATGGGTTGAGATTGGATACGATACAATGTTTACACTGTGGTTCCTTAAGATCTTCTCCTTATATGACTCAAGACTCGTTAGAGATATTTTACCAAAAATATTATAGAGATTTATATTCGTCAAATTTAGGTCCAGAACGTATATTTTCATCAGCTTATGAGCGAGGTGTAAAGTATTTGGCAATATTACAAAAGAATCTATTTTCGGGTGATGTATTAGAAATAGGGGCTGGCACAGGGGGAGGACTGATGCCTTTACATGAAAATGGATATAAATGTGTGGGCTGTGATTATGGCGAGGATTTTTTGGATTATGGTCTATCAAAAGGGTTGAATTTAAAAGTTGGTAGTTATGAGCAATTTATTGGAAAAAAAAAGTTTGACCTAGTGATCTTAAGTCATGTCTTTGAGCATTTTATAAAGCCTAAAGAAGAAATTAAGAAAATCAAAAAGTTACTTGCCCCTAATGGATTACTTCTGATAGAAGTACCAGGGCTGCTGAATATTAAAATATCTTATAGGGGCAATTTTTTAGAGTTTCTTCAAGGAGCACACCCCTATCACTATACAAAGAATTTGTTACATTACCTTGTCGTTAATTCAGGGTTTCAAATTTTAAGCGAAGATGAGGGGGTTTGTTGCTTATATAAAAAAAATAATTTAAAGCAAGATAAGTATGAACTCCAAAATGAGTATGAAACAATAACAAAGTACCTTAGAGATTTAAAATATTATAATATCTTAAAATTTGTCGATCCGGAATATATCATTCCAATGATTAAACATTACACTAAAAAATTCTCCCGAAAATAA
- a CDS encoding class I SAM-dependent DNA methyltransferase encodes MKNFDKYATYYDVIYNNKDYSQEVSYIDKLLKKYSKAKTKTILELGCGTAGHAKELLKHGYQIHGLDMSEGMIEMATSLSQENNSFTCKKADIRDFNLNKKFDCAISLFHVMSYQTQNNDFLNALKCARKHLNREGLLIFDFWYGPGVLSDRPQTKTRDFETPEISIRRLTTPHMRVNENIVDGSLLLRQLRKQQLENKFDLNGAYGYTQMLKEQISGNNNSWAIRWYASTFLKNKLGLYVGKSLIQNIGNDNSGTHCGSSNEYDVSISQQRVTEFTEDFTEDQKSQRLIEDYFNKKKVTFFSKLKSFLSRKSQ; translated from the coding sequence ATGAAAAATTTTGATAAATATGCTACATACTATGACGTGATCTATAATAATAAGGATTATAGTCAGGAAGTTAGCTATATAGATAAGTTATTGAAAAAATACTCAAAGGCTAAAACTAAAACAATATTAGAACTTGGTTGTGGCACTGCGGGGCATGCGAAAGAACTGTTGAAACATGGGTATCAAATTCATGGCTTAGATATGTCCGAAGGAATGATTGAGATGGCTACATCGCTTAGTCAGGAAAATAATTCTTTTACTTGTAAGAAGGCCGATATAAGAGATTTTAACTTGAATAAAAAATTTGACTGTGCTATCTCACTTTTTCACGTCATGAGCTACCAAACCCAAAATAATGATTTTCTTAATGCTCTCAAGTGTGCAAGGAAGCACTTAAATAGAGAAGGCCTTTTAATTTTTGATTTTTGGTATGGACCAGGAGTTTTAAGTGATCGGCCACAGACGAAAACACGTGACTTTGAGACCCCTGAAATTAGTATTAGACGATTAACGACACCACACATGCGGGTGAATGAAAATATAGTCGATGGTTCTTTGCTGTTGAGGCAGCTTAGGAAGCAGCAGTTAGAGAATAAATTTGATTTGAATGGTGCCTATGGATATACCCAGATGTTAAAAGAGCAGATTTCGGGAAATAATAACTCTTGGGCAATACGCTGGTACGCATCAACTTTTTTGAAAAACAAACTGGGTTTATATGTAGGGAAAAGTTTGATTCAGAATATAGGTAATGATAATTCGGGAACACACTGTGGTAGCTCAAATGAATATGATGTTTCTATATCGCAGCAAAGAGTGACAGAATTTACTGAGGATTTCACAGAAGATCAAAAATCACAAAGGCTCATTGAGGATTATTTTAATAAAAAGAAAGTCACTTTTTTTTCAAAACTCAAGAGCTTTCTCAGCAGGAAATCACAGTGA
- a CDS encoding ABC transporter permease → MKHETIIEAGKTESQYIKDIWHYKDLFYFLAWRDVLVKYKQTVIGVAWAVIRPLLTAIVFTIIFGKVAKLPADGNVPYPVMVFAAMLPWQFFASSLSESSNSVIANANMVSKIYFPRLIIPISAVIVCFVDFIISFVLMLGVMAWYGFMPDIKIFLMPLFLIMAILAAIGPSLWLAALNVKFRDFRYIVPFLVQFGLYVSPVGFSTSVVPEKWRLLYSLNPMVGVIDGFRWCLLGGESQMYWPGLWLSLSLVFIMFFSGLWYFRKTEKSFADFI, encoded by the coding sequence ATGAAACACGAAACAATTATAGAAGCAGGAAAAACTGAAAGTCAGTACATAAAAGATATCTGGCATTATAAAGATCTCTTTTATTTCTTGGCTTGGCGCGATGTGTTAGTCAAGTATAAGCAGACCGTTATTGGAGTTGCTTGGGCGGTGATTCGTCCGCTTTTAACTGCAATTGTCTTTACTATCATTTTTGGTAAAGTAGCCAAGCTTCCTGCGGATGGCAATGTTCCTTACCCGGTTATGGTATTTGCCGCAATGCTGCCCTGGCAATTTTTTGCGAGTTCGCTCTCGGAGTCGAGTAATTCGGTAATTGCTAATGCTAATATGGTCTCAAAAATTTATTTTCCACGACTCATTATTCCCATCTCAGCCGTGATTGTTTGCTTCGTCGATTTTATTATATCTTTTGTGCTTATGCTGGGGGTAATGGCTTGGTACGGCTTTATGCCCGATATTAAGATTTTCTTGATGCCATTATTCCTCATTATGGCGATTTTAGCCGCGATTGGACCAAGCCTCTGGCTCGCGGCACTCAATGTGAAATTCCGAGATTTTCGCTATATCGTTCCCTTCCTCGTTCAGTTCGGGCTCTATGTATCACCCGTGGGTTTTAGTACTTCAGTGGTACCAGAGAAGTGGCGATTACTTTATTCACTCAATCCCATGGTAGGAGTCATTGATGGTTTTCGTTGGTGTCTACTTGGTGGAGAATCACAAATGTATTGGCCCGGCCTCTGGCTATCTCTAAGTTTAGTCTTTATCATGTTTTTCTCAGGCCTGTGGTACTTCAGGAAAACTGAGAAAAGCTTCGCAGATTTTATTTAA
- a CDS encoding N-acetylneuraminate synthase family protein: protein MEPKIIAEVGCNHKGDMNIAKELILTAAKYCKADVVKFQKRCNPELLSAEQYSSPHPNPNNSYGETYGAHREFLELDLEQHKQLKAWCEEFGVVYSTSVWDVTSAKDITSLNPELIKIPSACNLNFEMLTYLCENYTGEIHLSFGMTTQAEEEEIVQLFEKHNRADSLILYSCTSGYPVPFEDICLYEITRLREKFEKRVKNIGFSGHHLGIAADIAALTLGADIFERHFTLDRTWKGTDHAASLEPDGMRKLARNLRNIKKSLTYKKSEILEIEKVQRSKLKRV from the coding sequence ATGGAACCGAAAATAATAGCAGAAGTCGGGTGTAATCACAAAGGTGATATGAATATCGCAAAAGAATTGATTTTGACGGCGGCCAAATACTGTAAAGCTGATGTTGTCAAATTTCAAAAAAGGTGTAATCCAGAGTTGTTGAGTGCAGAGCAATATAGCTCACCTCACCCCAACCCTAATAATTCTTATGGTGAAACCTATGGTGCACATCGTGAATTTTTAGAGTTGGACTTAGAACAACATAAACAATTGAAAGCATGGTGTGAAGAATTTGGAGTTGTTTATAGTACTTCTGTTTGGGATGTGACATCTGCAAAAGATATAACTTCCCTGAATCCAGAGCTTATTAAAATTCCATCGGCGTGTAATCTGAATTTTGAAATGTTGACCTATCTTTGCGAGAACTATACAGGTGAAATACACTTGTCTTTTGGTATGACAACCCAAGCAGAAGAAGAAGAAATTGTACAGTTATTTGAGAAGCATAACAGGGCAGATTCTTTAATTCTTTATAGTTGTACATCGGGTTATCCAGTTCCCTTTGAGGATATCTGTTTGTATGAGATAACTAGACTGAGAGAAAAATTTGAAAAACGAGTTAAAAATATAGGTTTTTCAGGTCATCATCTAGGAATTGCAGCAGATATAGCAGCCTTGACACTTGGGGCAGATATTTTTGAAAGACATTTCACCTTAGACAGAACTTGGAAAGGGACCGATCATGCTGCTAGTTTAGAACCTGATGGGATGAGGAAACTGGCGCGTAATTTAAGAAATATTAAAAAGTCATTGACATATAAAAAATCGGAGATCCTTGAGATCGAAAAAGTTCAGAGAAGTAAACTTAAGAGAGTGTAA
- a CDS encoding GxxExxY protein: protein MKEIVLKEESYVIIGACMNVHNELGQGFLESVYQEALELVLSKETIANEREKELHISFQGQALAKKFYVDFLCYDQIVVELKAVKALDQNHEAQVINYLKASNKPLGILVNFGEKSLVYKRLINKYHNSFN, encoded by the coding sequence ATGAAAGAGATTGTTTTAAAAGAAGAGAGTTATGTAATCATTGGGGCGTGTATGAATGTGCATAATGAATTGGGACAAGGCTTTCTAGAGTCAGTTTATCAAGAAGCCCTGGAGCTAGTTTTGAGTAAGGAAACTATCGCGAATGAACGAGAAAAAGAGCTTCATATTTCATTTCAGGGCCAAGCCTTAGCAAAAAAGTTCTATGTTGATTTTCTCTGTTATGATCAAATTGTTGTAGAGCTCAAAGCCGTAAAAGCCTTAGATCAAAACCATGAGGCACAAGTTATTAATTATCTCAAAGCGAGCAACAAACCCTTAGGTATTCTAGTGAACTTCGGAGAAAAGTCCCTTGTCTATAAACGTCTTATTAATAAGTATCATAATTCGTTTAATTAG